In the genome of Marinomonas algicola, the window CAAAAGGTAATGAGCCTGTCGCGACTTCTGATAGACTGTCGTTGAGAGTACTTGGAAGTGTTGGTGAGCCAATTAATCCAGAAGCATGGTGGTGGTACTATTCTACTGTTGGTGAAGAGCGCTGCCCAATAGTGGATACTTGGTGGCAAACGGAAACTGGTGGCATTATGATGAGTCCAAGAGTGGGTGGTTTAAATATGAAGCCGGGTTCTTGTACTGGTCCATTGTTTGGTGTTCAACCCGCACTTGTTGATACTGACGGTAAGATTATCGAAGGTACGGGTGAAGCCGAAGGCTGTTTGGTTTTATTAGATTCTTGGCCTGGACAAGCTCGATCTGTGTATGGTGATCACTCTCGGTTTGAGCAAACCTATTTTAGCACCTTTGAAGGTATGTATTTTTCAGGCGATGGTGCACGAAGAGATGCCGATGGCTATTATTGGATTACTGGCCGAGTGGACGATGTATTAAATGTATCAGGGCATAGATTAGGTACAGCTGAAATTGAAAGTGCTTTAGTGGCTCACCCTTCCGTAGCTGAGGCGGCTATTGTTGGTTATCCGCATGATATTAAGGGGCAGGGTATATATGTTTATATTACGCCAGTGGATGGTATTGAGATAACGGATGAATTAACGAAAGACGTGAGGCAGTTTGTTAGAGATGAGGTTGGTGCTATTGCCACACCGGATTTAATGCAATGGGCAATAAAGGGGTTACCAAAAACCCGCTCGGGTAAAATCATGCGTCGTATTTTAAGGAAAATAGCGGCTAATGAGCACGGCCAGTTGGGAGATACGAGTACGCTTGCTGATCCAACAGTAGTTGATGAGCTGATTGAAAATCGATTGAATGTATGATTTTTACTGGATTGAGGTGAACTTGTGATTACACTACTGATTGCTGATGATCACCCTTTGTTCCGAGGCGCTTTAAAAAGCGCCTTGGAAATGGAGTTTCCGTCGGTAACAGTGTTCGAAAGTCAAGACATAGATGAGACGGTTAAGTTACTTGGAGCCAGTGTCGATTTAGACTTGCTTTTACTTGATTTACATATGCCTGGAAGTGGTGACCTTTATGGCCTTATTCGGATTCGTAAAGCCTTTCCTGACATTCCCGTGGCGATTATTTCGGGGACCGATGATGTGCTAACCATTGCAAAAGCTTTGGATGCTGGTGCCTTAGGCTTTATCCCTAAAACCAGTCAGCCAAAAGTTATTGCAAGCGCCGTTAATAGTATTCTCCAAGGAAATGTATGGCTTCCCGTTGAAGTATCAGAAGAAATTAGTCGTTTACCAAGATCCGACCTAACGATGATTCAGCGTGTAGCAGAGCTCACGCCACAACAATATAAAGTGCTTTGCTATTTACATGAAGGTTTGTTAAATAAGCAAATTGCCTATGAACTTGATATTTCTGAAGCGACTATAAAGGCACATATAACCGCTATATTTAAAAAATTAGGGATTAATAATCGCACACAAGCCGTGCTCATTGCCAGTGAGTTAAAGCTTCAGCTTGCTTAATGCTCGGTTTTTCTTTCTGGTACTGGATCTACTCCACCTTCGTGAAAGGGGTGACACTTCGATAGGCGTTTTAATCCAAGACCAACCCCTTTTGCCGTCCCGTGTACTTCAATTGCTTCAATCATATAAGATGAGCAGCTTGGGTAAAAGCGACAGTTATTACCCAGTACTGGACTCATAATGTATTGATACCCTTTGATAAAAATTAGGGTTGTTTTTTTTAACATAAAATATAGCCTTATTTTTCTGTATTGTAGCTTATCTATATCATTCTTTGTGTGTATTTATATTACCTTAGCTGGTGCTGTTTTTGGTATTTTGGTATTGTGTGCTCATTTGTATTTAAGGATATTATATGACAACGATTTATTCTTCTCTTGATTCTACAACTATCGTTGCTTACCAAGGAGAGCCAGGGGCTTATTCCCATCTCGCTTGTAAACATACTTTTCCTGACTTGAACTCGGTACACTGCGCGACGTTTGTTGATGCCATGCAAATGGTTGAAAAAGGAGAGGCGACCCTTGCGATGATACCTGTCGAGAATTCTACCGCGGGACGAGTAGAAGAAATTTATCGCGAATTGAAAAAAACTAAGCTTTATGTCGTTAAAGAGCATTTCGAACCTGTGAATCATTGTTTAATCAGTTGTCATGGCAGTGAATTGAGTGACATTAAAAATATAGGCAGCCATCCTCAGGCTTTAGCCCAATGTGATACTAACATCAAGTCTTTAGGCGCTAAAAATGTGGCTATGTACGATACGGCTGGAGCCGCTAAGTTCTTAGCAGAATCTCAAGACCCTAATCTTGGCGTAATTTCTTCTGAACTGGCGGCGGAACTCTATAATTTAAAAATTTTACAATCTGAATTTAATGATACTAAAGGAAATACCACGCGCTTTCTAGTGTTTGCTAAACAGCATAAATTACCGGTCTTTGATCCAACCCAAACCTATATAACTTCGTTTATGTTTCGAGTTCGAAATGTACCTGCCGCTTTATACAAAGCAATGGGAGGATTTGCGACGAATAATATTAATTTACTTAAGTTAGAAAGTTACATGGTGAATGGACGTTTTACGGCTACACAGTTTTATATTGATGTTGAATCTCATTTCCAAACGCCTGCTATGCAGCTGGCATTAGAAGAGCTTAGGTTTTTCTCCGAGGACATTCGGATGTTAGGCACATATTTAGCCGATGACTATAGAAGTATTGAAAATAGATGAAAAGAGCAACGTATCTTTGTTTGGTTTTGAGTGTGAGTACCGTTGGGTCTTTAACTTACGCCCAAGATAATCAAGTTGCGATTGGTATTTTTGGAGAAGAGTTAAACCAAGTGGTTACTCCATCTAAAATGTATCAATCTAGACAAGAAATTTCTTCCTCTATCTCGGTATTAGATCGTAATTTCATTCAGCGTTCAGGGGCAAGAACAGTAGAGGAATTGATAAGATTTGTTCCTGGCTTTTTTGTCGCACCTTATTATGATTCAGGCGAAATTGTTGTTGCTTATCATGGAACTCAGTTAGATAAATATCGCAGAATTCAAGTCTTGGTCAATGGTCGCTCTGTATACAGTTCGGGGTTGGCCAGAGTTGAATGGTCTAGTCTTCCATTAAACATACAGGATGTGGAAAGAGTTGAAGTGAATAGGGGGCCAAATGCGGCCAGTTATGGCGCGAATTCCTTTTTTGCTGTTATTAATATTATTACAAGAGCACCCCAAGATACTTTAGGTGGTGCGCTTAATATGTACACGGATGAGAGAGGTGATAACAATCTGTATGCCCAATACAGCGACCTGAATGGGGATTGGAGTTACCGTGCGTCAGTATCATCAAAAAATATTGAGGGATTTGATGTCGATGCCTCAAATAAAGAGAGAAATGATGGGTACGACACACAAATTGCGAACCTTTATTTGCTGCATGAAAGCGAAAGAGGGCAGTTTGAATTAGACTTTGGTGAAGCGCGAAATACAACAAAAAAAGAGACAGTTGATTCCGCTTTTGAAAGTAGATACCCCTCTGAAGAAATAGAAAGATCGTATTTTAAAATAGACTGGACAAAGCCAGTGTCGTTAAAGCACGAAATCAGTGTTCATTATTATTATGAAAGGGCTGATGCCTTAGAAAAGCGTTATGTTGCGATTCCTAACACTATGATGGATATTGAAATAAGGGGCAATACTTACAGAGTAAACCCGTATGAAGTTATTTTTAACGCTGCTGCTGCAGGTTCAATCGTTAACTCAGTCTATTACAATGATCTGGTTGAAACGCGTCAAGATATTGAACTTCAAAGCAGTTTAGAGATAAGTAAAAATCTTAAAGTGTTAACGGCATTTAATTATCGTTATGACGAAGTGGACTCTTATTCTTATTTGCAAGGGACACACAGCGATGAGCTTGGGAGGATTTCTTCTAACCTTGAGTATTCTCCAAATGAGAGTTGGATAGTGAATGCGGGTGGAATGCTTGAGACGAGTAAAATCGATAACATGTATTTTTCACCCAAATTTGGTGTGACTCGGCGTCTTAATGCCAATCAATCATTAAGGGCTAATGCATCTAGAGCCATCAGGACGCCTGATATTTTTGACCAATATGCGCGTTGGAACGTTCGTTTAGCTTCTGGTGAGGAGTCTGGAGTAACTTATGCTGAGAATGGAGAAAGTGAAGAGGTAATAACAAGTTATGAGATTGGTTATTTCCATTCTCTGCCTCGGTATGGGGTAAATTACGATTTGCGTCTATATCAAGATCGTATAAAAAATTTAGTTCTAAGTAGTAAAAAATTTGCGATTGTTGGTAACTCAGTTATCGATGAGGGAGAGGTTGTCGACCTCACTATTGATGGTGCTGAGTTTGAAATGGATATGAGGTCTCAGGAGGATGTATTAGCGCGCCTAACCTTAGCTTATCAAGACACTGATACGAATGAGCAAAGATTGATTGATACTACCTCGCCGTTCAGTTTATCTATGTTTGTAAGTGCGCCTATTTCTAATCACCTTAGAGTTAATGGGCGTTATTTTTATGTAAAAGAGTTGGGGAGTTATGATTATAAAAATGTAAATGTATGGTTATCTGGTGATTTTCCACTAAGCTACTATAAATCGATTAGTTTTGGTTTTGGGGTCGAAAAGCGTTTGGATGATCAGCCTTTTTTAATTAAAGATAATCATTATCGAAACGATCAATTCTATTACGGGTTTGCGAGCTTTAAATTTTAATAATTACTTTATGGAAGAGTAGTGAAGCAGCTTTTTTTGGTACTGTTTACAAGTTTCTTTTTTTCAGCCGCCAGTGCCAATGCTGTTATTGTGCATGAAAGGAATTTTAAAGCGGCCAATGTGATAATTCATAAGATTGAAACGTATTCTGATTTTATTGGAATGCAGTCTATGGATTCGTCTACATATGTTTCTTCTAATAAGGAATCGCTCCCTCAAATTGTTATAGCCGTTGGTTTAAAGGTCTTTAGAGCCGTGTGTAATGCACCTTCAGATAAGACTATAGTCGCTATTTTCCTTGGAAGAGAAGAGTACTTATCGGTAAGAGATCGCTGTCTTTCACCATCGACCGCTGTATTTTCAGGTGCGAACTTAGCATTGAGGCTGCGTGTCTTGAAATACATTTTGCCTAACGTAAATCGCTTAGGGCTAGTGTTTAGTCAAAACTTAAAGCTAGATGAAAAGTATTTTCAAGAACAGGCTTCTTTGCATGAACTGAGTTTTGTTTTTAGCCCTACCTCAAATGATCGAGCTTCCATAATTAAAGCAATGAATAATACCGTTGCAGATACGGATGCTATGTTTTCTCTGATAGACTCAGAGTTGTATCTGCCTCAAATAATCCAAGATGTCTTGAAGTTATGTTTTCGTCAACGAAAAATCATGGTGGGGCCATCCAATAATTTTGTTAAAGCTGGTGCATTGTTTTCTATTTATTCTGATGCAGAAGAGCAAATAAGATCGTTAGCGAATCTTTTAGTGCATCTAAACGCATACCCTATGGGTACCGTAGCCCCTTTTTATCCTCCCAATCTTAAAATTGTCTTTAATCCGTATTTGGTGCGATCCTTTGGATTGGTCCTACCCTCGGCAAAGTATTTGGAAAATGCTTTTGGGCTCTGTCCAGAATTAGGGTGTGCAAAAACGCTTGATTAATGAGATAAATGGCACGGGTTTTTCGGCGTGAAGCCAATGTCCGGTTCCTTGAATGGTTTTAACTGTCGTATTTGGAAAGTGCTCTAATATCGCGTTTTTATGTTCTGGTTCAATATAATGAGACCGTTCTCCTTTAATAAATAATGTTGGCTTAGTATAAGCCTTATTCATTAAAGGTTTTTTAAGTATGGTTTGATAATTATTTTGAAGCGTATCGAGTGCTATTCTCCAACTAAATGTCTCTTCTTTCTTAATAAGGTTCTTCAAAAGAAAGCGTTTTACATTGATATCTGACACGTAGTTAGAGAGCTGTTCATCGGCTTCTGAGCGGTTTTTGATCTTTTTTAA includes:
- a CDS encoding TonB-dependent receptor plug domain-containing protein, with product MKRATYLCLVLSVSTVGSLTYAQDNQVAIGIFGEELNQVVTPSKMYQSRQEISSSISVLDRNFIQRSGARTVEELIRFVPGFFVAPYYDSGEIVVAYHGTQLDKYRRIQVLVNGRSVYSSGLARVEWSSLPLNIQDVERVEVNRGPNAASYGANSFFAVINIITRAPQDTLGGALNMYTDERGDNNLYAQYSDLNGDWSYRASVSSKNIEGFDVDASNKERNDGYDTQIANLYLLHESERGQFELDFGEARNTTKKETVDSAFESRYPSEEIERSYFKIDWTKPVSLKHEISVHYYYERADALEKRYVAIPNTMMDIEIRGNTYRVNPYEVIFNAAAAGSIVNSVYYNDLVETRQDIELQSSLEISKNLKVLTAFNYRYDEVDSYSYLQGTHSDELGRISSNLEYSPNESWIVNAGGMLETSKIDNMYFSPKFGVTRRLNANQSLRANASRAIRTPDIFDQYARWNVRLASGEESGVTYAENGESEEVITSYEIGYFHSLPRYGVNYDLRLYQDRIKNLVLSSKKFAIVGNSVIDEGEVVDLTIDGAEFEMDMRSQEDVLARLTLAYQDTDTNEQRLIDTTSPFSLSMFVSAPISNHLRVNGRYFYVKELGSYDYKNVNVWLSGDFPLSYYKSISFGFGVEKRLDDQPFLIKDNHYRNDQFYYGFASFKF
- the yidD gene encoding membrane protein insertion efficiency factor YidD, with protein sequence MLKKTTLIFIKGYQYIMSPVLGNNCRFYPSCSSYMIEAIEVHGTAKGVGLGLKRLSKCHPFHEGGVDPVPERKTEH
- a CDS encoding response regulator transcription factor — its product is MITLLIADDHPLFRGALKSALEMEFPSVTVFESQDIDETVKLLGASVDLDLLLLDLHMPGSGDLYGLIRIRKAFPDIPVAIISGTDDVLTIAKALDAGALGFIPKTSQPKVIASAVNSILQGNVWLPVEVSEEISRLPRSDLTMIQRVAELTPQQYKVLCYLHEGLLNKQIAYELDISEATIKAHITAIFKKLGINNRTQAVLIASELKLQLA
- a CDS encoding prephenate dehydratase, with translation MTTIYSSLDSTTIVAYQGEPGAYSHLACKHTFPDLNSVHCATFVDAMQMVEKGEATLAMIPVENSTAGRVEEIYRELKKTKLYVVKEHFEPVNHCLISCHGSELSDIKNIGSHPQALAQCDTNIKSLGAKNVAMYDTAGAAKFLAESQDPNLGVISSELAAELYNLKILQSEFNDTKGNTTRFLVFAKQHKLPVFDPTQTYITSFMFRVRNVPAALYKAMGGFATNNINLLKLESYMVNGRFTATQFYIDVESHFQTPAMQLALEELRFFSEDIRMLGTYLADDYRSIENR